In one Streptomyces sp. NBC_01241 genomic region, the following are encoded:
- the rfbB gene encoding dTDP-glucose 4,6-dehydratase, producing the protein MTTNILVTGGAGFIGSHYVRTVLGPEGPGDIAVTVLDNLTYAGNPANLDEVRDHPGFAFVQGDICDTELVTKLMAEHDQVVHFAAESHVDRSIDGGAEFVRTNVVGTHTLIHAAHLAGIKTFVHISTDEVYGSIDEGSWPETDPLAPNSPYSAAKASSDLIALSYHRTHGLDVRVTRCSNNYGHHHFPEKVIPLFVTNLLDGKTVPLYGDGANVRDWLHIDDHVQGIELVRTKGRAGEVYNIGGGTELSNKELTGLLLDACGADWDTSVTYVEDRKGHDRRYSVDCTKIREELGYEPRTDFRTGLAQTVQWYRDNRAWWEPLKDRAAL; encoded by the coding sequence ATGACCACCAACATTCTGGTGACCGGCGGCGCCGGCTTCATCGGCTCGCACTACGTCCGTACGGTGCTCGGCCCCGAAGGCCCCGGCGACATCGCCGTCACGGTGCTCGACAACCTCACCTACGCGGGCAACCCGGCCAACCTCGACGAGGTGCGCGACCATCCCGGTTTCGCGTTCGTGCAGGGCGACATCTGCGACACCGAGCTGGTCACCAAGCTGATGGCCGAGCACGACCAGGTGGTGCACTTCGCCGCCGAGTCCCATGTGGACCGCTCCATCGACGGCGGCGCCGAATTCGTCCGTACGAACGTCGTGGGCACCCACACCCTGATCCACGCCGCGCACCTGGCGGGCATCAAGACCTTCGTGCACATCTCCACCGACGAGGTCTACGGCTCCATCGACGAGGGCTCCTGGCCCGAGACCGACCCGCTCGCGCCCAACTCGCCCTACTCCGCGGCCAAGGCGTCCAGCGACCTGATCGCGCTCTCGTACCACCGCACCCACGGCCTCGACGTGCGGGTGACCCGCTGCTCCAACAACTACGGGCACCACCACTTCCCCGAGAAGGTCATCCCGCTCTTCGTCACCAATCTGCTGGACGGCAAGACGGTCCCGCTGTACGGCGACGGCGCCAACGTCCGCGACTGGCTCCACATCGACGACCACGTCCAGGGCATCGAACTGGTCCGCACGAAGGGCCGGGCCGGCGAGGTCTACAACATCGGCGGCGGCACCGAGCTCTCCAACAAGGAGCTCACCGGCCTGCTGCTGGATGCCTGCGGCGCCGACTGGGACACCAGCGTCACCTACGTCGAGGACCGCAAGGGCCACGATCGCCGCTACTCCGTCGACTGCACCAAGATCCGCGAGGAGCTCGGTTACGAGCCCCGCACGGACTTCCGCACCGGCCTCGCCCAGACCGTGCAGTGGTACCGCGACAACCGCGCCTGGTGGGAGCCGCTGAAGGACCGGGCCGCCCTGTGA